Proteins from a single region of Ischnura elegans chromosome 2, ioIscEleg1.1, whole genome shotgun sequence:
- the LOC124174209 gene encoding uncharacterized protein LOC124174209, giving the protein MIIFACRHHVYELVLKSVFEVKISQVTANPDIPLFKKFRDNWNGVDPDKAQCYKKKLALHLTVSEIDNLLEFYRTELTKEIVRDDYRELIELSVIFLGGDTQRKFKIRPPGAMHQARWMARAIYSLKISLLSDQFKITIKDKTALLDVCLFIVTSYVKPWLQCILAVKAPYQDLCFLKSMKAYEKIDKSISKAALQKIIQHLWYLTDEISVLSLFDDDVDQETKGKMVENLTKENLSTHGKRYIPSKEELCGPLYEKNIYDFISVRSKSLFDRLKIDDNFLHECPATWSSNASFQEARKKVSTLRAVNDAAERAVKLIQDYHGVITVEEEQKQFLLRCVQEHRKIYPDCKKQTLKRKFIE; this is encoded by the exons ATGATTATTTTTGCTTGCCGCCATCACGTGTATGAATTGGTGTTAAAAAGCGTGTTCGAAGTAAAAATCAGTCAAGTGACTGCAAATCCCGACATTCCACTCTTCAAAAAGTTCCGAGATAACTGGAATGGTGTCGATCCAGATAAAGCACAGTGCTATAAAAAAAAGCTCGCATTGCACCTGACTGTTTCCGAAATTGACAATCTCCTTGAGTTTTACCGAACTGAACTGACCAAAGAAATAGTCAGAGATGACTATCGAGAGTTGATAGAGCtttctgtgatatttttaggCGGAGATacacagagaaaatttaaaattcgaccTCCAGGTGCCATGCACCAAGCTCGATGGATGGCGAGAGCAATTTATTCCctaaaaatatcattactaaGTGATCAATTCAAAATTACGATCAAGGATAAGACAGCGCTGTTAGACGTTTGCCTGTTCATAGTGACATCCTATGTCAAGCCATGGCTCCAATGTATTTTGGCAGTAAAAGCACCTTACCAAGATTTGTGCTTTTTGAAGTCAATGAAGGCTtacgaaaaaattgataaaagcatCTCAAAAGCAGCTTTACAGAAGATAATCCAGCATTTATGGTACTTGACTGATGAAATTTCTGTCTTGTCACTTTTTGACGATGATGTGGATCAAGAAACTAAAggcaaaatggttgaaaatttaacCAAAGAGAATTTATCAACTCATGGCAAACGTTACATCCCATCTAAGGAAGAACTTTGCGGTCCATTGTATG agaaaaacatCTACGACTTCATTTCAGTCAGAAGCAAGTCATTGTTCGATCGCCTCAAAATTGATGACAATTTTCTACACGAATGTCCTGCTACGTGGTCAAGTAATGCTTCGTTTCAAGAAGCCAGAAAGAAGGTTTCAACGCTGAGGGCAGTCAACGATGCAGCTGAAAGAGCGGTCAAGTTGATCCAAGACTACCACGGTGTAATCACGGTGGAGGAGGAACAAAAGCAATTTTTGTTACGTTGCGTACAAGAACACCGGAAGATTTATCCTGACTGCAAAAAGCaaactttaaaaagaaaatttatagagtaa